The genomic stretch GAAGATCGATGATTCCCGGCCCGGCCACGATCACGCTGAACGGTTGACACGACGGCGCAGCCGTCCGTAACCATAATTCGCTGTAACGACGTGCCGCCCATACTCCGGGCAGATCGAGTTCCGCCTGACTGCTGCCGTGCAAAAGCCGCTCAAGTGCAGCGATCTGCGGTGCCGCCAGGGTCATCACCGACCCGCGAACCACCCCCAGAGCATGACGCAACACGCGTCGACGCACCCCCCGGTGAAGTGCTTGCAGACCGGCGACAGAAAGGCGCAGACCGTCGCGGGAATCGGTCAGCAAGCGATCAAAGTGCTTTGCAACCACCCCCGACCAGAAGTCTTCCTCGACCGCCAGACGCTCCGCCAGCGCGACCAGATGTCTATCGATGCGGGGATTAAATTCACGCAATTGGGGCAGCAACTGGTGGCGAATCCGGTTACGGGTGAAAGTGATATCGCGATTGCTGACATCCTCACACCAGTTGAGATGATGTTCAGCCGCATACCCTTCGATATCCGCTCGGGTAACCCTTAATAGCGGGCGGATGCAGGCCCCGTGGTGGAGGCGCATTCCGGCCAGACCACTGGCACTGCTCCCGCGCAGCAGCCGATGCAGAACTGTTTCAGCCTGGTCATCGGCATGATGCCCCAAGGCAATGACCTGACAATTATGTTGCCGCGCAACCCGGCACAAAAAATCGCGCCGCGCCTGGCGCCCGGCCTCTTCCAGCCCCGTTCTCTGTGCGGCGGCAAGTGCCGGGACATCAATCCGTTCAGTTGTCAGCTGGACAGCGAGACGGTCACACAGGTCGATAACGAACGCGGTATCTTCCGCACTGTTCCTGCGTATAGCATGATCCAGATGGGCAGCGTGGAGCGTAACAGGGAGGCGCGGAGCAAGGGCATGCAACAGATGCAGCAGGACGACCGAATCAATCCCGCCGGAAACGGCAACCAGAACGGCATCCCCGGAATCCACCAGATGCTCGCCAAGCAAAAGATCATACACGGTTTCCTGTATCATAGCGCAACCAGTTCTCGCGGCAGATTTACTTACAGGATTAAAACGACGAAAGCCCTCAACCGTCGCCGGAGAGGGCTTTCGCAAGATGGTGGCGGTGCAGAGATTTGAACTCCGGACACTGCGGATATGAGCCGCATGCTCTAACCAACTGAGCTACACCGCCGAAAACGATCTGCAACCTCCCTCCGCCGGGAGGCAGTCTTTCTTTCGTAATATCGGGGGGTTGTCATCTATCTCAGGCGACCTTTCCCCGATCGGGGCTCTTATATATCCCAACCCGACAAAGGTTGTCAAGGGGAAAACCGGCGCAACTCCCGCGAGCGCTCAATTTTTCGATTGTTCAGCTTAACCGCGAAATAACAGCGCACGCAGAATCCCCAGCCATTTAAAATTGTTTACATGTCGCCGCCAGAACAGCTCGCGCTTGTCACACACCGTCGACACGCTGAAATCATGAATTTCGCCACGCAGCAGTTCAAGTTCATGTGGATCAAGGGCCATGCCACTGTCGCTACAGTGGCGCAGCCGGGTTTCAAGCTCTGCAGCTTGACGAATACGCGCAGCGACCGCCTGTCCACGCCCCTTGTTGATGCGCCCGTAACGCAATTTCAGTGCATTGAGGGCAGCAGCAGCGGTGTAGGTGACATCAACCAGTTCATCACGTGACATGGCGGTTGTCTCATAATTGAGAATGCTCCGCCAGGACGGCTGCACCAGCAATGCGCGATGCTCTTCGAGAGTCCGGGCAAAGAGCGTGTAACCGAATTTTTCGGGATTTTCAAAGCATTGACTGCCGGGATCGGCAAAGGGACCCATCGGCGAGATAAAACAGGACAGACGTGGATCGGAAGCGGCAAAGAGCTGTTCACAATAGTCGATGGTTTCCATCACTGAGCGCTGTGTCTGTTCGGGAAGACCGATCATAAAGAACACATCGAGGCGATGACAGCGCAATTTCAGTGCTGCGGCGATCACCCTTTCCATCTCGGCATTGGTATAAAAGAATTTCTCGTTCTGCACCTTGCGAAGCGCCTCGCAATGACTCTCCGGGGACAGCTCCAGACTCCAGTTGGCAACGTTTTGGTCAATCGCCTGAAGACAGCTGAGCGCTGGCATGGCAAAAAACTCGAAGATAATCTCATTGTTGATCGTTACTTTCCCCAGCCGCGTCAAAGTCTCCAGCGCATAATCCTCTCCCGCCTGATACAGATCGCCGACGAGAAAAATCGGGCCCTTCGAGATGCGCGCGATATCGACAATATTTTTCACCAGATTTTCAGGACTGCGAAAGGTCGGTTCGTGGCGGGCGTTGATGCGTCGGTTGGCTTGCTGGGAACCCCCGCAGGTAAGGCACTCGTGGGCGCACCCCTTGACGGTAAAGACCGCTGTGATCGGGTTCTGCCACCAGCCGTTAAAAGGGAGAACACTTTGCAGGTCACGATAACGCAACACCATCCTGATCATCTGCACCGGATTGAGATCGACCGGTTCGGGGGGGTGGGGAGTGGTGCTTAACGGATTGACCTGTACCTTGCCAGCGACCTTCCAGGTCAGATTCGGCACCCCGGTCGGTGTTTCTCCTGCCCTGAGCTTCGTCAGTAAAGCATAGAGCTGCGCTTCGATCGCATCACCACGCAAAACGTAATCGACCGCCGGATACTGAATGAGTTCTTCGTGAAAATAGCTTGACGAAAGTCCGCCGAAAATAATCGGCACATCGGGGTGGCACTCCCTGGCCAATTTTGCGATTTCAATCGAGCCGTGAGCGTGAGGGAGCCAATGCAGGTCGATGCCGATGGCGTGCGGTTTGAGCCGGGAAAGAAAGGTGCGCACATCGAAATCAAGATCATTCATCATGCGCAAGGCCAGATTGACAATACGCACCTTGAAGCCGCGCGCTTCAAGGTAACTGGTCATGGTGAGGAACCCGAGGGGGTACATCTCAAAGACCGGAGAGGAGGGGATCAGATCACTGATCGGACCATACATGATCGACTTTTGCCTGAAATCATAGACGCTGGGCGGATGAAGCAGGAGCAGGTCGATTTGTGCCATGGATCCTCCGGGTTAACGGCGAATACCAGGGGCGGGAGGTGACGCCCGCCCCTGCTATTAACAGAGGGCCTGCATTCGTTGCAGACTTTCATCGAGAATCTTCAGCTTTTCTTCCGCCGCCAGTAATTTGCTGCGATCTTTATCCAGGACTTCCGCCGGAGCATTGGCAACAAACTTCTCGTTCGAGAGCTTTTTACTGAACAGATCAACGTCTTTCTGCACCTTCGAAATTTCTTTTTCGAGACGTTTGATTTCCTCGGCGACATCGACCAGCCCGGCCAGTGGCAAGAGGACTTCGACATCGCCCACCACCTGTGTTGCGGCCTTCTCCGGTCGAGCAACTGCAACGCCACAGGTCAGTTCGCCGACTCGCGCCAGCGGGGTGAGGTAAGCGGCATTTTCATTGATGATCGCCGCCACCTCCGCCGTTTTGCAATCGAGAATCGCGACGATCTGTTTGCCCGGCGGGACGTCCATTTCGCCGCGAATATTGCGAATCGCCTTGACCACTCCCATGACAATTTCCATCCGCTTTTCACCTGCGGCATCAATCGGGAAATCGTCCCCTTGAGGGTAACCTGCCTGCATAATTGAGGCACAGGGACGTTCCCCCGGCAACGTTTGCCAGATTTCCTCGGTGATAAACGGCATAACCGGGTGCAGCAGGCGCAGCAACTGCTCAAGGACGGTATAAAGAACGCCCTGCACCCGTTCTTTGGCAACGCCGTCGTCACCATAGAGGTCCCCTTTGACCAACTCAATATACCAGTCACAGAAATTGTGCCAGGTAAAGGCGTAGAGGAGACTGGCGACTTCGTTGAATTTGTACGCCGCCAGTGCCGCAGCAACCTCTTTGGCGGTCGCGGCCAGCCGCGCCAGAATCCAGCGGTCAGCGGGGGACAGATCGTCACGCTGCACGTCGATGGTCGCCGGGTCGAAATCCTCCAGATTCATCAGGCTGAACCGCGCGGCGTTCCACAGTTTGTTGGCAAATGCTTTATAACCACCAATCCGCTCGGTCGAGAGTTTGATATCCCGCCCCATCGCTGCAAATGCGGTCAGCGTAAAGCGAAAGGCGTCGGCACCGTATTCGTCGATGATCAACAGCGGGTCGATGACGTTGCCTTTGCTTTTCGACATCTTCTGCCCCTGCGCATCACGGACCAGCGCATGGATATAGACATCCTTGAACGGCACTTCGCCCATGAATTTGCACCCCAGCATCATCATGCGCGCCACCCAAAAGAAGAGGATATCGAAACCGGTGACAAGGCAGGAGGTCGGATAGAATTTCTGGAGTGTTGCGGTATTTTCCGGCCACCCCATGGTTGAAAACGGCCACAGCGCTGAAGAAAACCAGGTGTCAAGAACATCCGTTTCCTGGCGGATGTTGGTTGAACCGCAGTGAGCACAGCGGGTGGCATCCTCACGGCTGACGGTGATCGCGTCGCAATCGTTGCAGAACCACGCCGGGATCCGATGCCCCCACCAGATCTGGCGACTGATGCACCAGTCCTGGATATTGAACATCCAC from Desulfuromonadaceae bacterium encodes the following:
- a CDS encoding valine--tRNA ligase, coding for MEAKLPKGYDPRDVERKWYTIWEEQGVFHADENSSRPPYAIVIPPPNVTGVLHMGHALNNTLQDILVRWKRMTGHEVLWMPGTDHAGIATQNVVEKQLAAEGMDRHCLGREKFVERVWQWRTESGGQIINQLKRLGASCDWQRERFTMDDGLSTAVREVFVKLHEEGLIYRDNRLINWCPRCHTALSDLEVEHEDKKGHLWHLRYPVQGTDRTLVVATTRPETMLGDSAVAVNPADERYAELIGKTVLLPLVNRAIPIIADAYVDMDFGSGAVKITPAHDFNDFEIGKRHDLEFITILDESGVINANGGPYCGQERYEARANVVADLENLHLLEKIDDYANAVGECYRCRTVIEPFMSKQWYVAVKPLAEVAIKAVQDGDTRIIPAQWEKTYYEWMFNIQDWCISRQIWWGHRIPAWFCNDCDAITVSREDATRCAHCGSTNIRQETDVLDTWFSSALWPFSTMGWPENTATLQKFYPTSCLVTGFDILFFWVARMMMLGCKFMGEVPFKDVYIHALVRDAQGQKMSKSKGNVIDPLLIIDEYGADAFRFTLTAFAAMGRDIKLSTERIGGYKAFANKLWNAARFSLMNLEDFDPATIDVQRDDLSPADRWILARLAATAKEVAAALAAYKFNEVASLLYAFTWHNFCDWYIELVKGDLYGDDGVAKERVQGVLYTVLEQLLRLLHPVMPFITEEIWQTLPGERPCASIMQAGYPQGDDFPIDAAGEKRMEIVMGVVKAIRNIRGEMDVPPGKQIVAILDCKTAEVAAIINENAAYLTPLARVGELTCGVAVARPEKAATQVVGDVEVLLPLAGLVDVAEEIKRLEKEISKVQKDVDLFSKKLSNEKFVANAPAEVLDKDRSKLLAAEEKLKILDESLQRMQALC
- the tilS gene encoding tRNA lysidine(34) synthetase TilS; amino-acid sequence: MIQETVYDLLLGEHLVDSGDAVLVAVSGGIDSVVLLHLLHALAPRLPVTLHAAHLDHAIRRNSAEDTAFVIDLCDRLAVQLTTERIDVPALAAAQRTGLEEAGRQARRDFLCRVARQHNCQVIALGHHADDQAETVLHRLLRGSSASGLAGMRLHHGACIRPLLRVTRADIEGYAAEHHLNWCEDVSNRDITFTRNRIRHQLLPQLREFNPRIDRHLVALAERLAVEEDFWSGVVAKHFDRLLTDSRDGLRLSVAGLQALHRGVRRRVLRHALGVVRGSVMTLAAPQIAALERLLHGSSQAELDLPGVWAARRYSELWLRTAAPSCQPFSVIVAGPGIIDLPQGDRLVFSYGPPQGEDPLAVEFSAATLSFPLTIRSFQPGDRLQPAGGAGSRKLKELFIDAKIERERRRSWPLLVGEDILWIPGLRRCDSHWPTPSEVPVLRVAFEPALP
- a CDS encoding TIGR04190 family B12-binding domain/radical SAM domain protein, whose protein sequence is MAQIDLLLLHPPSVYDFRQKSIMYGPISDLIPSSPVFEMYPLGFLTMTSYLEARGFKVRIVNLALRMMNDLDFDVRTFLSRLKPHAIGIDLHWLPHAHGSIEIAKLARECHPDVPIIFGGLSSSYFHEELIQYPAVDYVLRGDAIEAQLYALLTKLRAGETPTGVPNLTWKVAGKVQVNPLSTTPHPPEPVDLNPVQMIRMVLRYRDLQSVLPFNGWWQNPITAVFTVKGCAHECLTCGGSQQANRRINARHEPTFRSPENLVKNIVDIARISKGPIFLVGDLYQAGEDYALETLTRLGKVTINNEIIFEFFAMPALSCLQAIDQNVANWSLELSPESHCEALRKVQNEKFFYTNAEMERVIAAALKLRCHRLDVFFMIGLPEQTQRSVMETIDYCEQLFAASDPRLSCFISPMGPFADPGSQCFENPEKFGYTLFARTLEEHRALLVQPSWRSILNYETTAMSRDELVDVTYTAAAALNALKLRYGRINKGRGQAVAARIRQAAELETRLRHCSDSGMALDPHELELLRGEIHDFSVSTVCDKRELFWRRHVNNFKWLGILRALLFRG